A window of Pseudomonas denitrificans (nom. rej.) genomic DNA:
ACCAGCTCGCGCTGCTCCAGGTTGTCGAAGATTTCCGGACCGTAGGCCACGAGGTCTGCCATCGGCAGGTAGACCGACGGCTCCCCGAGCTGCTCGGAGCGAATGCAAGCAGCCTGCAGCAGGTGGCTGCGGCCCACGCCCTCGGCGCCCCAGAGATAGATCAGGCTTTCCGTCCACCCCGCCTCGGGCTCGCACAGACGCTCGACATAGCCGAGCGCCGCGGCGTTGGCACCGGGGTAGTAGTTGGCGAACGTTGCGTCATCGCGCAGACGTACGCTGAGTGGGAGCTGCATAGGAGTCATGCCGGGCCGGGCGTTTCTTCAATCGCTTGGGGTGGGCCTTGGTGACTGAAAGTTTATCCAAATCAGAAGGATAACGCAGCTACCACGTGCGACTCAGAGCCATCGGCGCCGGGAAGCGGGACTTTGCCCGCTTCCGGAGCGCTCGTCACCAGTGGAAGCGCAGGGTGTTCTGGGCCGGAACGGCTGCGTTCGGTACCGGCTGGCCATTGGCGTCGACCGCCGGTTGCGCCGGCTCGGCCGGGGCTTCCTGCAGGCGGGCCAGCGCCAGTTGCGCACGCAGTTGCTCGGTGCTGGCAGTCACGCGGTAGACGAGCTTGTTACCCTGGACTTCCACCAGCTTGGCGCCCATCGGCTCCAGCAGGCGCGAGACTTCGGCGTAACGGGCCAGGTCGGCGCCCTCGATCTGCAGGACCTGGGCCGAAGCCGAGCCTGCCGAACCGACGAAACGCTGCGACAGACGCTGCGACACACCGAGCATCACCGCATCGGCCAGCGCGTCCGGGGTATCGCCCTGGGCCTGGCCCTGCTCACGACTGTCGCCCATCCACACGCGCCAGGTGGCGGTCCACTTGCCGTCGGCTTCCTTGGCGTCCACCGCCAGCAGGGCATCGGCGCCGTAGCGCTCGGAGGCGGCCTGCAGCGCGTCCGGCTGGGCGGCGTTGAGGTTTTCGGGGGTGCCGACCTGCTGCTCGCCGAGGTCGGCCATCGGCAGGCGCAGCGGCAGTCCGCGGCGCTGGGCCGCACGGTTCAGCGGGGCGGAGGCTTCCTGGCTGTCGCCCACCAGGCTGCTGCCGTTGGCGCTTTCGTTCAGCCACCAGGCCAGCACGCTCGGGCGGCTGGCACCCCACACCGGCAGTCCGGCCTGGCGCAAGGCGTTGTCGGTGGCGGTCGGGTCGAAGTCCACCACCAGCGCCATGGGCGGGCCGTTCTCGAAGCCGTACTGGCTGATCAGTTGCTGCGGGTCCTTGAAGTAGCCGGCCAGCGCCGGGCTCTGTGCGGCGCTGGCGTTGCCGGTCAGGCGCAGCACCAGGGTCTGCAGGGCACGGGTCAGGCCGGCATTGCGCTCGTCCGGCTGCTGGGAAGCGACCGGTTCGTGCACCTGGTACAGGTTGCCCAGCGTTTCAGCGAAGGACGGCAGGCTGAACAGCGACAGGCAGAGGATCAACAGGCGGGCGGTCAGGCGCATGGCGGGCTCTCGCGGCAAAAACGAAGATGCCAGCGTGCAACGAGCTGGCAAGGAAGGCCTATACCTTAAACAGCCGTCCGGCCAGCGGCAACAGCGCGAGATGGCCGCTGCCGGGCAAGCCTGATAAAATCCCGCGCCTCCCGCGCAGGCCGGGAAGCGCGAACGGCGCACCCGGCGGCAAGACGAATCATCCCTTCTATAGGCCTGGATTTATGAGCAACAAGCAACCCTCGTTGAGCTACAAGGACGCCGGTGTGGACATCGACGCCGGCGAAGCCCTGGTCGAACGCATCAAAGGCGTCGCCAAGCGCACCGCGCGTCCGGAAGTCATGGGCGGCCTGGGTGGCTTTGGCGCTCTTTGCGAAATCCCGGCCGGTTACAAGCAGCCCGTACTGGTCTCCGGTACCGACGGCGTCGGCACCAAGCTGCGCCTGGCGCTGAACCTGAACAAGCACGACAGCATCGGCCAGGACCTGGTCGCCATGTGCGTGAACGACCTGGTCGTGTGCGGCGCCGAGCCGCTGTTCTTCCTCGACTACTACGCCACCGGCAAGCTCAATGTCGACGTGGCCGCCACCGTGGTCACCGGCATCGGTGCCGGCTGCGAGCTGGCTGGCTGCTCCCTGGTCGGTGGTGAAACCGCCGAGATGCCGGGCATGTACGAAGGCGAAGACTACGACCTGGCCGGCTTCTGCGTCGGCGTGGTGGAAAAGTCCGAGATCATCGACGGCTCGAAAGTGGTCGCCGGCGACGCCCTGATCGCCCTGCCCTCCTCCGGCCCGCACTCCAACGGCTACTCGCTGATCCGCAAGATCATCGAAGTCTCCGGTGCCGACATCGAATCCACCCAGCTGAACGGCCAGCCCCTGGCCGATCTGCTGATGGCCCCGACCCGCATCTACGTGAAGCCGCTGCTGCAGCTGATCAAGCAGACCGGCGCGATCAAGGCCATGGCCCACATCACCGGCGGCGGCCTGCTGGACAACATCCCGCGCGTTCTGCCGGACAACGCCCAGGCCGTGGTTGACGTAGCCAGCTGGCAGCGCCCGGCGGTCTTCGACTGGCTGCAGGAAAAAGGCAACGTCGACGAGACCGAAATGCACCGCGTGCTGAACTGCGGCGTTGGCATGGTCATCTGCGTTGCACAGGATCAGGTCGAGGCTTCCCTGAAGGCCCTGCGTGATGCCGGCGAGCAGCCGTGGGTCATCGGCCGCATCGACGCTTGCGCCGCCGACGCCGAGCGCGTGGTCCTGAACAACCTGAAAGGCCACTGATGTCCACACCTTGCAATGTCGTGGTGCTGATTTCCGGCTCCGGCAGCAACCTGCAAGCCCTGATCGACAGTCTCGCCGGCGCTGACACGCCGGCGGTGATCCGCGCGGTGATCTCCAACCGCGCGGACGCCTATGGCCTGGAGCGTGCGCGAAAGGCCAACATCGAGACTCGCTTCCTCGACCACAAGTCCTACGCCGACCGCGAAAGCTTCGACGCCGCGCTGATCCAGGCCATCGACGGCTTCGACGCCGATCTGGTGCTGCTCGCCGGCTTCATGCGCATCTTGAGCGCGG
This region includes:
- a CDS encoding DUF2066 domain-containing protein yields the protein MRLTARLLILCLSLFSLPSFAETLGNLYQVHEPVASQQPDERNAGLTRALQTLVLRLTGNASAAQSPALAGYFKDPQQLISQYGFENGPPMALVVDFDPTATDNALRQAGLPVWGASRPSVLAWWLNESANGSSLVGDSQEASAPLNRAAQRRGLPLRLPMADLGEQQVGTPENLNAAQPDALQAASERYGADALLAVDAKEADGKWTATWRVWMGDSREQGQAQGDTPDALADAVMLGVSQRLSQRFVGSAGSASAQVLQIEGADLARYAEVSRLLEPMGAKLVEVQGNKLVYRVTASTEQLRAQLALARLQEAPAEPAQPAVDANGQPVPNAAVPAQNTLRFHW
- the purM gene encoding phosphoribosylformylglycinamidine cyclo-ligase is translated as MSNKQPSLSYKDAGVDIDAGEALVERIKGVAKRTARPEVMGGLGGFGALCEIPAGYKQPVLVSGTDGVGTKLRLALNLNKHDSIGQDLVAMCVNDLVVCGAEPLFFLDYYATGKLNVDVAATVVTGIGAGCELAGCSLVGGETAEMPGMYEGEDYDLAGFCVGVVEKSEIIDGSKVVAGDALIALPSSGPHSNGYSLIRKIIEVSGADIESTQLNGQPLADLLMAPTRIYVKPLLQLIKQTGAIKAMAHITGGGLLDNIPRVLPDNAQAVVDVASWQRPAVFDWLQEKGNVDETEMHRVLNCGVGMVICVAQDQVEASLKALRDAGEQPWVIGRIDACAADAERVVLNNLKGH